The proteins below are encoded in one region of Anoplopoma fimbria isolate UVic2021 breed Golden Eagle Sablefish chromosome 19, Afim_UVic_2022, whole genome shotgun sequence:
- the LOC129108266 gene encoding single Ig IL-1-related receptor-like isoform X1: MALILFAFILVFTGKWDKSVLAEAQSCVDESRFKELVLYVGQQGPPYRLNCPLEPESSLQPQLTWQKDCQQLPTQAGTAYLEFPSLSLQDQGNYTCVQQSNSTASFTVRLIVKESQCSKAPEFKTNGGSNGPHRNVDCTVTLNCTALLQWDPKEEHCDATLQWSKDGQPLTNQTDYTQNTSSWFPAAGQLMVNSLLVINITERDAFGLYSCTVRNISSDFSLPYSNTFVCSEGPNHTSAVIAAMVLLFLLAVAAVLYSRCHLNFKLLYRNSYGDYELNDGKLYDAYISYVNNDHDRKFVNFILKPHLENKIVAKVHLNDNDILPGSEPSAELLMNISRSRRLIVLLSYAYLEQDWCSNNFRQGLLHLLELCQRPILIMLEGQSKRMRPEIKQLLSEHQHRLTVLTWKHNSVTPSSVFWRELALAMPRRVVFRSESAGDPQTVLQDDKDPMLTLDSDYLDCRSDTDPAGDLGLRLPVYKALAFKAPVLPAAPITAAEPKSSDIDVSDLGSRNYGARSDFYCLVTEEDM, from the exons ATGGCTCTGATTTTATTCGCTTTTATTCTGGTGTTTACCGGGAAATGGGACAAGTCCGTCCTTGCAGAGG CTCAGTCTTGTGTGGATGAGAGCCGGTTTAAGGAGCTAGTACTCTATGTGGGGCAGCAAGGGCCTCCGTATCGGCTGAACTGCCCTCTGGAGCCCGAGAGCTCCCTACAGCCCCAGCTGACCTGGCAGAAGGACTGCCAGCAGCTCCCTACTCAGGCAGGGACGGCCTACCTGGAGTTTCCCAGCCTCAGCTTGCAAGATCAAGGGAATTACACCTGTGTGCAACAGAGCAACAGCACAGCCTCATTCACTGTGCGTCTCATAGTTAAAG AGTCTCAGTGCTCCAAAGCCCCAGAATTTAAAACGAATGGGGGCTCGAACGGACCCCATAGGAATGTGGACTGCACTGTGACGCTGAACTGCACCGCCCTCCTCCAATGGGACCCGAAAGAAGAGCACTGTGACGCCACGCTGCAGTGGAGTAAAGACGGCCAACCCCTCACCAATCAAACAGATTACACGCAGAACACCTCCTCATG GTTTCCTGCTGCCGGCCAGCTGATGGTAAACAGTCTGCTGGTGATCAACATCACAGAGCGGGATGCCTTTGGGCTCTACAGCTGCACAGTGAGGAACATTTCTTCTGATTTCAGCCTGCCGTACTCAA acaCTTTTGTGTGCTCAGAAGGCCCAAACCACACATCTGCTGTTATAGCAGCCAtggtcctcctcttcctcctggctGTAGCTGCTGTTTTGTACTCCAGGTGCCACTTGAACTTCAAACTCTTGTACAGGAACTCCTACGGAGACTACGAACTCAATG ACGGCAAATTGTATGATGCCTATATCTCCTATGTGAACAATGATCATGACAGGAAGTTTGTCAACTTTATTCTAAAACCTCACCTGGAGAATAAAATTGTGGCCAAGGTGCACCTCAATGATAACGACATCTTACCTGGCTCAG AACCTTCTGCAGAGCTGCTAATGAACATAAGTCGCTCTCGCCGTTTGATCGTGTTGCTCTCTTATGCTTACCTCGAGCAGGACTGGTGCTCCAATAACTTCAG gcagGGCCTTCTGCACTTGTTGGAGTTGTGTCAGCGGCCCATCCTCATCATGTTGGAGGGTCAGTCCAAACGCATGAGGCCTGAGATCAAGCAGCTGCTCAGTGAGCACCAGCACCGCCTCACCGTACTCACCTGGAAGCACAACTCTGTG ACTCCTTCCTCAGTCTTCTGGAGGGAGCTGGCCTTAGCGATGCCTCGCAGAGTCGTCTTCCGCAGTGAGTCTGCAGGCGACCCTCAGACTGTCCTACAAGATGACAAGGACCCCATGCTGACCCTCGACTCCGACTACCTGGACTGCCGCTCAGACACAGACCCTGCTGGAGATCTGG GGCTGCGCCTCCCTGTGTACAAGGCTTTGGCCTTTAAGGCTCCGGTCCTCCCTGCTGCTCCCATCACTGCAGCCGAGCCCAAATCCTCGGACATCGACGTGTCGGACCTGGGATCACGCAACTATGGAGCCCGCTCAGACTTTTACTGCCTGGTCACTGAGGAGGACATGTGA
- the LOC129108250 gene encoding plakophilin-3-like gives MSVVASEHVFLSALQPNTSVTTYGLPSEVQLGHGGSMSDEMSRARRVQQQVQMRLAEKSTLPRQNGSSSQYAMSDYGGSSTMKYHTYNPNYSSKSSYMYSGARTMGPRISQRSGFTSQSAGPDMAQLHKISVGGGMGVGVVGGGGGGGGGGYYREDIRMGNYQGVARQQSRMDQEALSMHAVRQAQAQAQAQVINPWMMDGSDAASMVSDRDATYQRQYAQSAVNGYTSQARQGGSTMTFTSPMQRSLSGTLSRGGGMTAGEADFNQQHSFKGPAHRTINRITNRNRMSMGSVSGQQIIPGGSVYGGGGDRLDGGFMVSGVSSASQGNLMQRKGTMSRAMSIKSMQSVGRGADIYGGQMEMGASMGNLSGITSLDMPTAVQNLRDPDQEMKVLGAAYIQHECYNDSEAKDEVRRLKGIGELVKLFNYDNQEVQRYATGATRNLIYENMDNKVALIEEGGIPQLVEALKESDEELHKNITGILWNLSSKDNLKEKLARETLPQLTEKILIPLSGTGESEGIHQSPSEADIFYNTTGCLRNMSSVNEKTRQQMRETNGLVDSLVGYIRASLDESKAEDKGVENAVCVLRNLSYQLYSEMPPSAVLRLEGPTRANDTGNGEAIGCFTPQSRKAKNSKNYDLSTFNEVARVPRGMEWLWHPQIVGLYKRVLSECEINHTTREAAAGALQNITAGDKRWASVLSRVALEQERILPVMLDLLRTSNDLELRSLTGFLRNLSRHAKDKNDMAVKVVQTLVTKLPTDGHQKEPSSEVTINICGVLNNLVTSSTLAARDITFFDGLQKLVGIKSSHDNSSGKMRAAKAASTVLSNMFQYKKLHKSYKQKGYTRPDFADMTI, from the exons ATGAGCGTCGTGGCCTCAGAACACGTGTTTTTGTCCGCTCTCCAGCCCAACACCTCGGTCACTACCTATGGACTCCCGTCGGAGGTCCAGCTCGGACACGGAGGCAGCATGTCGGACGAGATGTCCAGAGCGCGCCGCGTCCAGCAGCAGGTCCAGATGAGGCTGGCGGAGAAGTCCACCCTCCCGAGGCAGAATGGGTCGTCCTCACAGTACGCCATGTCAG ACTACGGCGGTTCTTCCACCATGAAATATCATACCTATAACCCAAACTACAGCTCTAAATCCTCCTACATGTACTCGGGTGCCAGAACAATG GGTCCACGCATATCCCAGAGGTCAGGCTTCACCAGCCAGTCTGCCGGCCCTGACATGGCCCAGTTGCACAAGATCAGTGTCGGGGGTGGAATGGGTGTTGGAGTTgttggaggtggtggtggtggtggtggtggtggttatTACCGAGAGGACATACGCATGGGGAACTACCAAGGGGTTGCGAGGCAACAAAGCCGAATGGACCAAGAGGCCCTCTCCATGCACGCAGTGCGGCAGGCGCAAGCGCAGGCGCAGGCACAGGTGATTAATCCCTGGATGATGGATGGCAGCGATGCCGCCAGTATGGTCTCCGACCGTGACGCCACCTACCAACGGCAGTACGCTCAGAGCGCAGTCAACGGCTACACCAGCCAGGCGAGGCAAGGAGGAAGCACCATGACCTTTACTTCACCCATGCAACGATCTCTTAGTGGCACTCTTTCCCGCGGCGGAGGGATGACAGCAGGAGAGGCAGACTTCAACCAGCAACATTCCTTCAAAGGCCCGGCCCACCGCACCATCAACAGGATTACAAACCGAAACCGGATGAGCATGGGCTCTGTGTCCGGGCAGCAGATTATCCCAGGTGGGAGCGTCTATGGTGGAGGGGGGGACAGATTGGATGGAGGGTTCATGGTATCCGGAGTGTCCTCTGCTTCCCAGGGGAACCTTATGCAGCGTAAGGGCACCATGTCCCGGGCCATGTCCATCAAGAGCATGCAGAGTGTGGGCCGGGGCGCGGACATCTACGGTGGCCAGATGGAGATGGGAGCCAGCATGGGCAACCTCAGCGG GATCACCTCCTTGGACATGCCCACCGCAGTGCAAAACCTGAGAGATCCCGACCAAGAGATGAAGGTCCTGGGTGCCGCCTACATTCAACATGAGTGTTACAATGACAGCGAGGCCAAAGATGAG GTGCGTCGCTTGAAGGGCATCGGTGAGCTGGTGAAGCTGTTCAACTACGACAACCAGGAAGTGCAGCGTTATGCCACTGGCGCCACACGCAACCTCATCTATGAGAACATGGACAACAAGGTGGCCCTGATCGAGGAGGGCGGCATCCCACAGCTGGTCGAGGCCCTCAAAGAGTCTGACGAAGAGCTCCACAAGAACATCACTG gtaTCCTGTGGAACCTTTCATCCAAAGACAACCTGAAAGAGAAACTGGCCAGGGAGACACTTCCTCAGCTGACTGAGAAGATCCTCATCCCTCTGTCAGGCACCGGAGAATCTGAGGGCATCCATCAGTCGCCCTCTGAGGCAGACATCTTCTACAACACCACAGGATGCCTCAG gAATATGAGCTCTGTGAACGAGAAGACCCGTCAGCAGATGAGAGAAACAAATGGACTGGTGGACTCTTTGGTGGGCTACATCAGGGCTTCCCTTGATGAAAGCAAGGCAGAAGACAAG GGGGTGGAAAATGCAGTGTGTGTCTTGAGGAACCTCTCCTACCAGCTCTACAGTGAGATGCCTCCATCTGCTGTCTTGCGCCTGGAAGGACCGACCAGAGCTAATGACACAGGGAATGGCGAAGCCATTGGTTGCTTTACACCTCAGAGCCGCAAAGCCAAAAAT AGCAAGAATTATGATCTCTCCACTTTCAACGAGGTCGCTCGGGTGCCAAGGGGCATGGAATGGCTGTGGCACCCACAGATAGTGGGGCTGTACAAACGTGTGCTGAGTGAGTGTGAGATCAACCACACCACCCGCGAGGCAGCAGCCGGAGCCCTGCAGAACATCACAGCTGGAGACAAGAGG TGGGCCTCTGTGCTGAGCCGGGTGGCTCTGGAGCAGGAGCGCATCCTGCCAGTGATGCTGGACCTCCTGCGTACCAGCAATGATCTGGAGCTGCGTTCTCTCACAGGCTTCCTCCGAAATCTGTCCCGCCATGCCAAGGATAAGAATGACATGG CTGTAAAGGTGGTGCAAACCCTGGTGACCAAGCTGCCCACCGATGGACACCAGAAGGAGCCCTCCAGCGAGGTGACGATCAACATCTGTGGTGTTCTCAATAACTTGGTGACCAGCAGCACTTTAGCTGCCAGGGACATCACCTTCTTTGATGGCCTGCAAAAACTGGTCGGCATCAAGAGCTCACATGACAACAG CTCTGGGAAGATGAGAGCAGCCAAAGCAGCATCCACCGTTCTCAGCAACATGTTCCAGTACAAGAAACTGCACAAAAGCTACAAACAG AAAGGTTATACAAGACCGGATTTTGCAGATATGACcatctaa
- the LOC129108266 gene encoding single Ig IL-1-related receptor-like isoform X2 has translation MALILFAFILVFTGKWDKSVLAEESQCSKAPEFKTNGGSNGPHRNVDCTVTLNCTALLQWDPKEEHCDATLQWSKDGQPLTNQTDYTQNTSSWFPAAGQLMVNSLLVINITERDAFGLYSCTVRNISSDFSLPYSNTFVCSEGPNHTSAVIAAMVLLFLLAVAAVLYSRCHLNFKLLYRNSYGDYELNDGKLYDAYISYVNNDHDRKFVNFILKPHLENKIVAKVHLNDNDILPGSEPSAELLMNISRSRRLIVLLSYAYLEQDWCSNNFRQGLLHLLELCQRPILIMLEGQSKRMRPEIKQLLSEHQHRLTVLTWKHNSVTPSSVFWRELALAMPRRVVFRSESAGDPQTVLQDDKDPMLTLDSDYLDCRSDTDPAGDLGLRLPVYKALAFKAPVLPAAPITAAEPKSSDIDVSDLGSRNYGARSDFYCLVTEEDM, from the exons ATGGCTCTGATTTTATTCGCTTTTATTCTGGTGTTTACCGGGAAATGGGACAAGTCCGTCCTTGCAGAGG AGTCTCAGTGCTCCAAAGCCCCAGAATTTAAAACGAATGGGGGCTCGAACGGACCCCATAGGAATGTGGACTGCACTGTGACGCTGAACTGCACCGCCCTCCTCCAATGGGACCCGAAAGAAGAGCACTGTGACGCCACGCTGCAGTGGAGTAAAGACGGCCAACCCCTCACCAATCAAACAGATTACACGCAGAACACCTCCTCATG GTTTCCTGCTGCCGGCCAGCTGATGGTAAACAGTCTGCTGGTGATCAACATCACAGAGCGGGATGCCTTTGGGCTCTACAGCTGCACAGTGAGGAACATTTCTTCTGATTTCAGCCTGCCGTACTCAA acaCTTTTGTGTGCTCAGAAGGCCCAAACCACACATCTGCTGTTATAGCAGCCAtggtcctcctcttcctcctggctGTAGCTGCTGTTTTGTACTCCAGGTGCCACTTGAACTTCAAACTCTTGTACAGGAACTCCTACGGAGACTACGAACTCAATG ACGGCAAATTGTATGATGCCTATATCTCCTATGTGAACAATGATCATGACAGGAAGTTTGTCAACTTTATTCTAAAACCTCACCTGGAGAATAAAATTGTGGCCAAGGTGCACCTCAATGATAACGACATCTTACCTGGCTCAG AACCTTCTGCAGAGCTGCTAATGAACATAAGTCGCTCTCGCCGTTTGATCGTGTTGCTCTCTTATGCTTACCTCGAGCAGGACTGGTGCTCCAATAACTTCAG gcagGGCCTTCTGCACTTGTTGGAGTTGTGTCAGCGGCCCATCCTCATCATGTTGGAGGGTCAGTCCAAACGCATGAGGCCTGAGATCAAGCAGCTGCTCAGTGAGCACCAGCACCGCCTCACCGTACTCACCTGGAAGCACAACTCTGTG ACTCCTTCCTCAGTCTTCTGGAGGGAGCTGGCCTTAGCGATGCCTCGCAGAGTCGTCTTCCGCAGTGAGTCTGCAGGCGACCCTCAGACTGTCCTACAAGATGACAAGGACCCCATGCTGACCCTCGACTCCGACTACCTGGACTGCCGCTCAGACACAGACCCTGCTGGAGATCTGG GGCTGCGCCTCCCTGTGTACAAGGCTTTGGCCTTTAAGGCTCCGGTCCTCCCTGCTGCTCCCATCACTGCAGCCGAGCCCAAATCCTCGGACATCGACGTGTCGGACCTGGGATCACGCAACTATGGAGCCCGCTCAGACTTTTACTGCCTGGTCACTGAGGAGGACATGTGA